A single Deltaproteobacteria bacterium DNA region contains:
- a CDS encoding glycosidase: MSGSNSAVIRRYEHNPILSKHDVPYTVETVHNAGVVKYDDRYLMLFRSHLRNGRSIIGIAESDDGFHFTVRPQPFLLPVTNGAEAPYEEFGVEDPR, from the coding sequence GCGGCTCGAATTCAGCCGTAATCAGGCGGTACGAACATAATCCTATTCTCAGCAAGCACGATGTGCCGTATACTGTGGAGACAGTTCACAATGCGGGGGTGGTGAAGTATGATGATCGATATCTCATGCTCTTCCGCTCTCATCTGCGCAATGGACGCTCTATTATTGGCATAGCCGAAAGTGATGACGGTTTTCACTTCACTGTCAGGCCGCAACCGTTTCTCTTGCCTGTGACCAATGGGGCAGAGGCGCCCTATGAGGAATTTGGGGTGGAAGATCCCCGGA